In the genome of Dermacentor silvarum isolate Dsil-2018 chromosome 1, BIME_Dsil_1.4, whole genome shotgun sequence, one region contains:
- the LOC125945663 gene encoding uncharacterized protein LOC125945663, whose translation MACLDLLHGLSCSGLGSRSVCDEGTAHDGLKFYLRKAEAMDRHEVMRLLDEDRARDLGFSESWESAKGLYRTFQYRFPCAVDDDEIGITKAHCIAVICYTLKQPNICRTFNKACRSARATESSWREFQFKSLWCLLIDAFKLLPHFNAVPQTLYRGVKTARSYSECETARFPHFVSASVCLFQAAKFGRGGSILALESVPPQFVRDISQYSVYPHHQEVLVWPLCTFTAACTRASDMKCFTFRDAVPLRDPIPLSLVTPKTADCLREVDRDARLSLLLAQVHLLCVAPTQLTADIGSVVLDQGDLEHLKRRDRSVLWSFLAFSICMFRNNVVNVPGSWLPKARSARNKFPTHFRRGRATNLIGVPQPVVPQILIY comes from the coding sequence ATGGCGTGTTTGGATCTCTTGCACGGGCTGAGCTGCTCTGGATTGGGTTCCAGATCTGTTTGTGATGAAGGAACTGCCCACGATGGACTGAAGTTTTATTTACGAAAAGCTGAAGCGATGGATCGCCACGAAGTAATGCGCCTCCTTGATGAAGACCGTGCGCGCGATCTAGGATTTTCAGAATCCTGGGAAAGTGCCAAAGGCCTGTACCGCACTTTTCAATACCGGTTCCCGTGTGCAGTAGATGACGACGAGATTGGCATCACGAAAGCCCACTGCATTGCAGTCATCTGTTACACTCTCAAGCAGCCCAACATTTGCCGTACGTTTAACAAAGCGTGCCGCTCTGCGCGGGCCACGGAGTCTAGCTGGCGTGAGTTTCAATTCAAGAGTCTCTGGTGCCTGCTCATCGATGCCTTTAAACTCCTGCCGCACTTTAACGCTGTACCTCAAACGTTGTATCGCGGAGTCAAAACAGCGAGGTCCTACAGTGAATGTGAGACCGCCAGGTTTCCTCACTTCGTGTCGGCTAGTGTGTGTCTATTTCAGGCGGCCAAATTTGGACGCGGAGGAAGCATCTTAGCGTTGGAATCAGTGCCGCCTCAATTTGTGCGCGACATCAGTCAATATTCCGTGTATCCGCATCACCAAGAAGTGCTGGTATGGCCGCTGTGCACGTTCACCGCCGCCTGCACGCGTGCCAGCGATATGAAATGCTTTACGTTTCGAGATGCTGTGCCGCTGCGTGACCCCATACCCCTGTCTCTTGTGACGCCAAAGACGGCTGACTGTCTACGAGAAGTCGACCGAGACGCGCGTCTCAGTCTCCTGCTGGCGCAGGTGCACTTGCTTTGCGTCGCGCCGACGCAACTGACAGCGGACATTGGCAGCGTCGTACTGGATCAAGGAGATCTCGAACATCTCAAGCGACGAGATAGGTCGGTTCTTTGGTCCTTCCTTGCCTTTAGTATTTGCATGTTTCGCAATAACGTCGTAAATGTGCCCGGTAGTTGGTTGCCTAAAGCCCGATCCGCAAGGAACAAATTTCCGACGCATTTTCGGCGTGGACGCGCAACGAATCTCATTGGCGTCCCTCAACCAGTGGTGCCACAGATACTGATCTATTAG